Part of the Xanthomonas sp. SI genome is shown below.
GGCCGGCTTGAAGTCGACCTCGCCGGTCTTGACGTAGTCGTTGAAGCCGAATTCGCGCGCGATCGGCTGCTGGCTGCCGTCGGGCTTGCGCAGCACCTTGGTATTGAACTGCTCGTGGGTCCAGCCGGCCGGGGTCAGGGTGTGCCGGTTGATCACCGCCAGCGCGTTGTAGTCGCTGCGCTTGGTGTATTCGCGGCGCGGCAGCGGACGCCAGCTCAGGTCGCTGGTCCAGGTCGGGTGGCCGTCGGCGTAGTCCCAGCGGCCGGTGCCGCAGTAGCGCGGCGCGTCGCTGACTTCGTACACGCACTGGGTCCAGGCGCCGCGGGTCGCGGCCGCGTCCAGCGGGCGCACCTGCCAGGTCTGGTCGGCGCTGAACTCGAAGCGCTGCGGCGCCTCGTAGCTCCAGTCCTGGCGCCAGTGCTTGGTCACGTGGCCGCTCTTGGTGTCGACCAGCAGGTGCTGCAGCACCACCTTGCGCGGGCTGTCCTCGACCACGATCACCACTTCGTTGGCGCCGCTGCGCATCGCCGGCGCGCGCTCGTAGCCGGGCTTGAGCAGGACGGTCTCGTCGAAGGCGAAATCCACCATGTACTCGCCTTGCATCGCCAGGATGCTGGTGCGGTCGCGTTGCGGATCGGCGTCCTGGGCGTGGGCCAGGCCGGTAGCGGCGAGCAGGAGCAGCAGAAGCGGTGATTTCATCGTCGTGGTCGGTTGCGGTAGCTGAGGAAGAAGAGAGGAACGCGCCCTACAGGCGCAGCAGCGGCCAGGGCCGTTGCGGATCGTGGCGCGCGGTTGTCAGGCCGGCGCGGGCGCAGCAGCAGCCGTCGACCAGCACTTCGCCCTCGGCCGCTTCCAGCCGCGCGATGCGCCGGGCGATGCTGGCGCCCAGCGGCGACACGCTGGCGACACTGGCCGCCAGTTCGCCGTCGCTGGCGTGCAGGCGCAGCGCCCGCGCGCGCCAGCTGTCTCCGCTCAGGCGGCCGGCCACGCGTCGCCACAGGCGTTCGGCGACGCCCCCATCGGCGCTGCCGCTGTGCACTGCCGGCAACGCGGACAACAAGGCATCCCAGGCGACGAAATCGCTGTCCGGCAGCAGGTACAGGCGCCAGCAGCAGCGTTCCTGGCGATCGTAGAAGCACAGGCTTTCCAGCAATCCGTCGCTGTCCACGCCGAGCTGCGCGCCGACGCGCAGCGCATGGTTCCAGCCCATCAGTTCCGTGCCCAGCTGCGCGCGGTACAGGCACAGCACGGTGCCCAGCGCCGCCAGCTGCGCCGGACGCGGCAGCGGCGCGGATGCGGCGATCCGGGTCGCGTCGATGCTCGCTGGCGCCGCCTTGCCCATGCGCCGCTACCAGTCCAGCGCCAGGCTGACCGAGACGTTGCGTCCGGCGCCGGTATAGCGGTCCAGCACCGCGTTGCTGGCCAGGGTCGCGCTGGGCAGGTTGTTCCAGTCGATGTAGCGGCGATCGGCCAGGTTGAACACGCCGACGTTGAGCCGCGCGCCGGGGGTGAAGTTCCAGTGCGCGAGCAGGTCCAGCGTCGCATAGCCGGACGGCGTGTAGTACGTCGCCGACGCCGGGCGCTTCTTCTTCGCCACGAAGCTGCCGACCAGTTGCGCGCCCCAGGTCTCGCGATCGTAGGCCAGGCCGAGTACGCCGCGCAGCGGATCGATCGAATTCAATGGCGTGGCGTCGGTCTTGTTGTCGCCGCGCGCATAGGCGGCGCTGGAGTGCAGCGACCAGCCGGCCCAGCGCGCGGACAGCGCGCCGAAATCGACGCCGGCCTTGGCCTCCACGCCCTTGATCACCACGTGGTCGACGTTGCGCGACTGGTACAGCATCAGGCCGTCGGCGTTGTAGCCGACGAAGCTGTAGGACTCGATGAAGTCGCGGTAGTCGTTGTAGTAGCCGCTCAGGCCGAAATAGCCGGCCGCCGCGGTGTAGCGCAGGCCCAGTTCGGCGCCCTTGCTGGTCTCCGGTTTCAGGTCCGGATTGGCGATGGCGGTGTAGCCGAACTGCAGGTTGGTGAAGCCGATGTTGACGTCGTTGTACGGCGGCGCGCGGAAGCCGTGCGCGTAGTTGGCGTACAGCGACCACGCATCGTCGATGCGCCAGATCGCGCCGAGCTTGGGCGAGACGTTGCTGTCGGTGACCTTCTCCGCGGCCACGCCGGGGTTATCGGCGGCGAAGATCGCATCGACCTGCGGCGACAGCCGGTAGTAGTCCACGCGCAGGCCCGGGATCAGACTGAAGCGGCCGTCGGCCAGGCGCATCTCGTCCTGCAGGTAGGCGCCGGCCTTGGTGGTCTCGGTGACCGGGAAATCGCGCACCGGGAACGTCTCCACGCCCACCGTCTTGCTGATCGCGCCGGTGCTCAGGTTCTGCGCGTAGCCGTCGCGCTTTTCGTGGGTGTCGCTCCATGACAGCTCGATGCCGTAGCTGACATCGTGGACCACGCGGCCCTGGTCCACCTGCTTGTGCAGGTTGGCCTGAAGCCCGTACAGGCGCTGGTCGAAGTCGTGCTCCATGTGCCGCAAGGTGTTGTTGCTGCGGCGCTCGTCGGTGCGTTGCAGGCTCTCGCTGTCCTGCCGGTACAGTTGCCACTGCAGGTCGTCGGCGAGCAGCGTGTCGAGCTGGTCCACTTCGTGGGTCAGCGACACGCGCGCGCGGGTCTGATGGTCGCGGCCGCGCTGCGACAGGATGCTGGAGGTGACGTTGCTCAGCGCATCGATGCTGGAATAGTCCTCGTTGCCTTCCACGGTCAGCTTGAAGCGCTGGTTCGCGCTCGGCGCGTAGACCAGCTTGCTGAGCAGGCTGCGGCCGTCGCTGCTGAGCGGATTGGGCGCGGTGCGTGCCGCGCCGGTACTGCGGTTGTCGCCCTGGGTCTCGCTCTCCTGGCCCTGGCGGTGGCTGACCGCGGCCATGCCGCTCCAGCGCTCGCCGCCGAACGCGACCAGCGCGCCGGCGAACAAGCCGTCCCATTCGCTCTCGTAGCCGAACTTCAGGCCCACGTAGCTGTTCTTGCCCGGCGCCAGGTAGTCGGCCGGATCCTTGGTCACGTAGGCGACCACGCCGCCGAGCGCATCGGAGCCGTACAGCGAGCTGGCCGGTCCGCGCACGATCTCGACGCGCTTGAGCGTTTCCATGTCGACGAAATTGCGGTTGGCGTTG
Proteins encoded:
- a CDS encoding DUF6607 family protein produces the protein MKSPLLLLLLAATGLAHAQDADPQRDRTSILAMQGEYMVDFAFDETVLLKPGYERAPAMRSGANEVVIVVEDSPRKVVLQHLLVDTKSGHVTKHWRQDWSYEAPQRFEFSADQTWQVRPLDAAATRGAWTQCVYEVSDAPRYCGTGRWDYADGHPTWTSDLSWRPLPRREYTKRSDYNALAVINRHTLTPAGWTHEQFNTKVLRKPDGSQQPIAREFGFNDYVKTGEVDFKPAYDYWKATQGYWAKVRAHWDAFLGKPPGVHLKTKLDGMAMIMPLFEQAEAVQQGKPVADTKIAAVFAQWVEPAPAER
- a CDS encoding Hemin transport protein encodes the protein MGKAAPASIDATRIAASAPLPRPAQLAALGTVLCLYRAQLGTELMGWNHALRVGAQLGVDSDGLLESLCFYDRQERCCWRLYLLPDSDFVAWDALLSALPAVHSGSADGGVAERLWRRVAGRLSGDSWRARALRLHASDGELAASVASVSPLGASIARRIARLEAAEGEVLVDGCCCARAGLTTARHDPQRPWPLLRL
- a CDS encoding TonB-dependent hemoglobin/transferrin/lactoferrin family receptor, whose translation is MIRTAPLTGALWLALAACAHAAPVDATDAVDAASSATPRDFDRLQVTATRTQRAIVDVPSSVDVIDREQMDQELVYDLKDLLRYSPGVSVTGNSGRFSGVGGIRIRGLDGNRVLMLTDGIPVADTFSFGSYLNANRNFVDMETLKRVEIVRGPASSLYGSDALGGVVAYVTKDPADYLAPGKNSYVGLKFGYESEWDGLFAGALVAFGGERWSGMAAVSHRQGQESETQGDNRSTGAARTAPNPLSSDGRSLLSKLVYAPSANQRFKLTVEGNEDYSSIDALSNVTSSILSQRGRDHQTRARVSLTHEVDQLDTLLADDLQWQLYRQDSESLQRTDERRSNNTLRHMEHDFDQRLYGLQANLHKQVDQGRVVHDVSYGIELSWSDTHEKRDGYAQNLSTGAISKTVGVETFPVRDFPVTETTKAGAYLQDEMRLADGRFSLIPGLRVDYYRLSPQVDAIFAADNPGVAAEKVTDSNVSPKLGAIWRIDDAWSLYANYAHGFRAPPYNDVNIGFTNLQFGYTAIANPDLKPETSKGAELGLRYTAAAGYFGLSGYYNDYRDFIESYSFVGYNADGLMLYQSRNVDHVVIKGVEAKAGVDFGALSARWAGWSLHSSAAYARGDNKTDATPLNSIDPLRGVLGLAYDRETWGAQLVGSFVAKKKRPASATYYTPSGYATLDLLAHWNFTPGARLNVGVFNLADRRYIDWNNLPSATLASNAVLDRYTGAGRNVSVSLALDW